GCTGTACCATCTTTTCTCCCCCAAAAACAGTTAAAAGGCTGATTAGAAATGCTCCAAAAAAGCCATATTTTTCTCCATTGATAGGCTGATGGGTTCAACACAAGTCAATTCTATGATTGAGGTCCACCTTAGAAAAACAactatgatatgatatgatatgatatgaattaCTGATAGTCAGGAACAGATTTATGAGCTGGAAATCTTTGTATTTTGACAGCATCATTACTGCTTCACTTATTCTGCTGTCACCAATGATTTTACTCGAATCCCATCCCATGCGGAGCCAAATCTACcatgaactttttattttttgtttttactgaGGAAATGTATTCGTCTTTCATTTCAATCACTTTATGGTTACATAATGCAGCCGAGAAAGATTCGGGGAGATGCATGCTAGACTGTGGTGGGAAGAGAACCGAGCCAGGATCCATGAACAGTACTTATAAATGAGCTAAACAAAGAAGGAAGGTAGCCATGTTCTGGGGCTATTTTTATGGGGGGTGAGTATTTTCATAGTTCTTCTGCCATACTTGTACAATCCCTTTTACAGAGATCTAAGCCAGGTGTTTATGCCTACTATGCACCTCTGTGTTCTTATTTGAGCAGCTAAGTTTTCCCAGCTTCCTAGTAGCTTAGAAATGTCATGGTGggattttatattaatattaatagtttatttaaaaaaaaaaggctggTGGTTGATCATAAAGAGCATCAACTGTGTATTTGGGTGGTGGTAAAGAAAAATCAATATCAATGAGAGAATGTGTTTCCTCGTTTCTTCTTTGATACTTGATGCTCTGTCTGCTTACATGAAATTTAAGGCACTTAAAAAAGCATCAGTATCAAAACTACACAAATTTCTGGGACTACACCCTAAATTTTCCTATTGTTTAATCTAGAGATAACATAGTGGAGAGTGCTCAATTGAGTTCCTAATTGTGTTCCTCACCCTAAGGTCGAGGGTTTAAGCCCTAACAATCTCATCCCTCCCCCAATTTATAATGTACCCAAAAAAATGTGTTGCTACTCACCCCTACCCTTAGTTGGGTAAAACAGCAGCTTCAGCGATTCATCAATCTTTGTTTGttgcatttaatttttcatcttctaattcTGATGTTGTAATTTAAACACGGCATTGGCCCAATAAAATCGTATCTAAAGAACTTGCCAACGGCCCACTGAATTGTGTCCAAATTGCTACCAACCACAAAAGTGAGTTAGATTTCCAACAAACTTGTGCATGGTTTACATTATTCGtttgaataaaatcatttaaatatttaatatatgtatcaaataataaaaacaacttttttaatttgaataaacaaCAGAATTCCCCTTGGCAATACCCCACCTTACTCACACCAGCTAAGTCACTGAGTGGCCAACCGTGAACTTAGATTCTGTCCCCAAATTTCAGAGTTGATGAGGCATTGGACCAATTAAAGATTACCTTATCCATCATTTCTACTTTAAAAAACCGCCACGTAGCATAGAGATAAAGATGACAAGGCAATTCCCCTCCCTCCATTTCCCTTCATACTAAAAACACTCACAGAAGAAGTTGCAGCGTTgcaggttttcaactcagagTGAGAAGAGAGAAATCAATGGCTTCCACTTCAGCAGTTTCAATGGCTCTGCCACTAACTCGTGCTACCCAAAACAGGGTGCCTGCCTCTGAAGCTTTCTTTAAGCCGTTGCCACTCAAGCCATCGGGGGCAATCCCAACTACAACATCCAATGGAAGGCTTCAAGTCAAGGCTGCTGCTTCTTCACTCAAGGACAAGGCAGTCACAGGATTGACAGCTGCTGCAATCACAACATCCATGGTCATCCCTGAGGTGGCTCAAGCTGCTGATGGAGTTTCCCCTTCTCTCAAGAACTTTTTGCTTAGCATTGTGGCTGGTGGTGTTGTGCTTGTTGCCATTGTTGGAGCTGTAATTGGTGTGTCCAACTTCGACCCTGTCAAGCGGACCTGAACCATATAAGCTCTCAGATGCTACTATgctatgagttttttttttccaacctGTGTGTCTGTTTAATATTTCCTGTAATGAATTGTCTTTGGCTAATACCCTATGATTTCCTATAAACTTCTACTCTTCTTAACACAATTGTGGCGAATACACATCATCTAGGGATGGATTGCTTGGGCACAAAGTCTTGCAGATCGATAAATGTAATGGTAAACGAGTGTATTCAACCTCCATGGAAAATCCAGGCAATACTAGCTACTCATACCATTTTCAATATGAAAAGCACTGACAAAATTGCAAGTGAAAGATTGCCTGCGCAGTGCGCCCTACAATCCAGGCTTCTTACATTTGCTCAGCTGAAGTCACTACAACTTTAATGTGAATATGCAGATTTATATCATCTCTACAAACATTTGATCAACAGGCACCCCAAATTTTGAATCATTAAATAAGCGATAATGCCGTGAATACTAACATGGAACCACAGCTCCACCtcctaaaatcattaatttgaaattaataaattattaagggtttgaaattttcatatttcaccaaACCAATCTTTGGAACACcatga
This sequence is a window from Gossypium raimondii isolate GPD5lz chromosome 5, ASM2569854v1, whole genome shotgun sequence. Protein-coding genes within it:
- the LOC105769810 gene encoding uncharacterized protein LOC105769810, translated to MASTSAVSMALPLTRATQNRVPASEAFFKPLPLKPSGAIPTTTSNGRLQVKAAASSLKDKAVTGLTAAAITTSMVIPEVAQAADGVSPSLKNFLLSIVAGGVVLVAIVGAVIGVSNFDPVKRT